The following are encoded in a window of bacterium SCSIO 12643 genomic DNA:
- a CDS encoding T9SS type A sorting domain-containing protein, protein MIFKFKLITIIFTLSAFSVNGQHFYKYTQNDNVKVEKDGVVLKNAWAGGLNNPQVNHMDVNFDCVKDLVIFDRSANVVRVYLNDSIADTPSYTYAPEYSHFFPDDIVHFMLLRDYNQDGKEDIFTFNIAGMRVYQNISDTVLKFEEMTDYLRASVYGDPTSAVYAISLDYPCIDDLDSDGDLDILSFNIGGVMANFYENITPPDNLDTLIFESNRSCWGRFKEDQMTDSIILGVSCKTSNGGGNVARHPGATVIALDLHGNGLKDLLVADPKYKNLVMLKNEGTPTDAYMTTVEYHYPTGPNPVDMPTFPAAFFLDVDNDSKNDLVVAPNERDYGLDTGNVWLYKNVGVNDIPNFQLTKKSFLVDEQVDVGTMALPVLADISGDQIPDLIIGNIGYFESYNPTTFQVKYNSRLAYYRNNGTATHPSFEFVTDDLAGVSSLGFIRVAPTFGDLDGDGDNDMILGESNGSLSFYRNIAPPDQEADFVLVEDTFKGQSFGIQPSPLLFDVNGDNAKDLLVGQMNGNIRLYLNQGDSTNPVYTISATDTLGDIFNYYPGEHSHAVPFIGKIDGGTNNTLVIADGIGNLLYYDGLDNNLMGTYTRIDSMKVSNSMIGVTGANLDGSDSLELIVGERTGGLMYLNMDALKYAYSPYPKDICVIREEDSSGCVTDKLDIYPNPNNGNFRVRFNIPYSGDGDLVIFDMAGKTIFREPIYAVKGRNVIQVSNLEISSGFYVARIEVQGQLFRAKLIME, encoded by the coding sequence ATGATTTTTAAATTTAAGTTAATTACCATCATATTTACCTTATCAGCATTTTCTGTGAATGGGCAACATTTCTATAAGTACACCCAAAATGACAATGTTAAGGTGGAGAAAGATGGTGTGGTACTTAAAAATGCATGGGCAGGTGGACTGAATAACCCGCAGGTGAATCATATGGATGTTAATTTTGATTGCGTCAAAGATCTGGTGATTTTTGATCGTTCAGCGAATGTGGTTAGAGTGTATTTGAATGATAGTATTGCTGATACCCCATCATATACATATGCGCCAGAATATTCGCATTTTTTTCCTGATGATATAGTGCATTTCATGTTGTTGAGAGATTACAATCAAGACGGAAAGGAGGATATTTTTACGTTCAATATAGCTGGAATGCGTGTATATCAAAATATTAGTGATACCGTATTAAAGTTTGAAGAGATGACAGATTACCTGCGCGCAAGTGTTTATGGTGATCCTACAAGTGCCGTATATGCGATTTCTTTGGATTATCCGTGTATTGATGATTTGGATAGTGATGGAGACCTGGACATTTTATCATTCAATATAGGTGGGGTCATGGCAAATTTCTATGAAAATATAACACCTCCTGATAATCTGGATACTTTGATATTTGAATCAAATAGATCTTGTTGGGGAAGATTTAAAGAAGATCAAATGACAGACTCTATTATCCTGGGGGTAAGTTGTAAAACGTCAAATGGTGGAGGGAATGTAGCCCGGCATCCCGGAGCAACGGTCATCGCTTTAGATTTACATGGAAATGGATTGAAAGACTTGCTAGTAGCTGATCCCAAGTATAAGAATTTGGTGATGTTAAAAAATGAAGGTACGCCTACCGATGCTTACATGACCACTGTGGAGTATCATTATCCCACTGGGCCAAATCCTGTGGATATGCCCACGTTTCCAGCAGCATTTTTCTTAGATGTAGATAACGATTCCAAAAATGATTTGGTGGTAGCACCGAACGAAAGAGATTATGGATTGGATACCGGGAATGTGTGGTTATACAAAAATGTTGGCGTCAATGATATTCCAAATTTTCAGTTAACCAAGAAAAGCTTTTTAGTGGATGAACAAGTAGATGTAGGTACCATGGCATTACCCGTTTTAGCTGATATATCAGGAGATCAAATTCCGGATTTAATTATTGGCAACATTGGGTATTTTGAGAGTTATAATCCCACCACCTTTCAGGTAAAATACAATTCTCGTCTGGCTTATTATAGAAATAATGGTACTGCTACCCATCCGTCATTTGAATTTGTAACGGATGATTTGGCTGGAGTTTCATCATTAGGATTTATCCGAGTTGCACCAACTTTTGGAGATTTGGATGGAGATGGGGATAATGATATGATTTTAGGAGAAAGTAATGGATCATTAAGTTTCTATCGAAATATAGCTCCTCCTGATCAGGAAGCAGATTTTGTATTGGTTGAAGATACTTTTAAAGGCCAATCATTTGGAATACAACCTTCACCCTTGCTATTTGATGTAAATGGTGACAATGCTAAAGATTTGTTAGTTGGGCAAATGAACGGAAATATTAGGTTGTATTTAAATCAGGGAGATAGTACCAATCCTGTCTATACAATTTCCGCTACAGATACTTTGGGTGACATATTTAACTATTATCCAGGAGAGCATAGTCATGCAGTTCCATTTATAGGGAAGATTGATGGCGGAACCAATAACACATTGGTAATCGCTGATGGTATTGGTAATCTGTTGTATTATGATGGTCTGGATAACAATTTAATGGGGACTTATACACGAATAGACAGTATGAAAGTTTCTAACTCAATGATTGGGGTGACCGGTGCAAATTTGGATGGGAGTGATAGTTTAGAGCTTATTGTTGGTGAACGTACCGGAGGTTTAATGTATTTGAATATGGATGCTTTGAAATATGCATATAGTCCATACCCTAAAGATATTTGTGTGATTCGTGAGGAAGATTCAAGCGGGTGTGTAACAGATAAATTAGATATTTACCCGAATCCCAATAATGGAAATTTTAGAGTTAGGTTTAATATTCCGTATTCCGGGGATGGGGATTTGGTGATATTTGATATGGCCGGTAAAACAATATTTCGGGAACCAATATATGCAGTAAAAGGAAGGAATGTAATACAGGTTTCTAATTTGGAAATTTCGTCAGGATTTTATGTAGCGCGCATTGAGGTTCAAGGTCAGTTGTTTAGAGCGAAATTGATCATGGAGTAA
- a CDS encoding YegS/Rv2252/BmrU family lipid kinase, whose product MNHQWYFIINPVSGSGKGLSQWKQVQKELDKNNLNYSFEISDYHQHTIELVKQQYQKGIRNFIGVGGDGTINEMVNAVMSVENPDQDVVLGLIPVGTGNDWVRNFKTPLRPENIIDKITQYNLMRHDVGQLETDHDINKHYFVNVAGAGIDGQVVQNLEKLNANGKSGKMSYLSSAIKALLNFKSPISKCFIGGEIRYEGATLLLTASLGQYFGGGMHISPNAELNGNKLDFTVVQKVSNWIVFPQLYKLFTGGIESISFVNKYQNKLGQMENSKKIPVQADGEYVGAYKQIKFSVIQDAIYVLH is encoded by the coding sequence ATGAATCATCAGTGGTATTTTATTATTAATCCCGTATCTGGAAGCGGGAAAGGGCTGTCGCAGTGGAAGCAAGTTCAGAAAGAGTTAGATAAAAACAATCTGAATTATTCATTTGAAATATCGGATTATCATCAACACACCATAGAATTAGTTAAGCAACAATACCAGAAAGGAATTCGCAATTTTATTGGAGTTGGAGGAGATGGAACTATCAATGAGATGGTTAATGCGGTGATGTCGGTTGAGAATCCTGATCAGGATGTGGTATTGGGTTTAATTCCTGTTGGAACCGGGAATGATTGGGTGAGAAATTTTAAAACACCACTTCGTCCAGAAAATATTATAGATAAGATAACCCAATATAACTTGATGCGTCATGATGTGGGGCAATTAGAAACAGATCATGATATAAATAAGCATTATTTTGTTAATGTAGCTGGAGCTGGCATTGATGGACAGGTGGTGCAAAACCTCGAAAAACTCAATGCAAATGGCAAATCGGGTAAAATGTCTTATTTATCCAGTGCTATAAAAGCATTATTGAACTTTAAGTCTCCGATAAGTAAGTGTTTTATTGGGGGCGAAATACGCTATGAAGGCGCTACGCTTCTATTGACAGCCAGTTTAGGACAATATTTTGGAGGAGGAATGCATATTAGTCCCAATGCGGAGTTGAATGGAAACAAACTGGACTTTACTGTAGTTCAAAAAGTTTCCAATTGGATTGTTTTTCCACAGTTATATAAGCTGTTTACAGGAGGAATAGAATCTATTTCATTTGTAAATAAGTATCAGAATAAATTGGGACAAATGGAGAACTCGAAAAAGATACCTGTACAAGCGGATGGAGAATATGTGGGAGCATATAAGCAGATAAAATTTTCAGTGATTCAGGATGCGATATATGTCCTGCATTAA